A single Candidatus Chlamydia corallus DNA region contains:
- the greA gene encoding transcription elongation factor GreA — protein sequence MDYLEKLQVLIEEGQSANFLSLWEEYCFNDVVRGPELIEILEKVKSSSLASLFGKIVDTVLPLWEKIPEGKDKDRVLQLILDLQTSNSQVFFDIASDYVNKKYGGEENFNEALRVVGLRDGRDFQFSLSRFDFLMHMHKGNFVFHQGGWGVGEVMGVSFLQQKVLIEFEGIMSAKDISFETAFKSLTPLNSEHFLSRRFGDPDGFEAFAKENPIEVVEILLRDLGPKTAKEIKDELVDLVIPEADWNRWWQSAKTKIKKGTQIVSPDNAKEPYVLSDAGCSHIGQLERKLALSLDNSEKISLIYHFIRDLHSELKNMEIRKSLIKALQDLDIDGENKSLALQRDLLLSEDLGVKDAIIDKEYITSLSEDDISRLLEKMPIVALQKSFLSLVRKYSSLWQEVFMQILLYTTSPTMRDFVYKIIKNDPSSLEVAKKRLLDCAYQPMMFPELFVWFFLKLGNHEDGLFDPEDKEVLRLFLESALNFMYQVASTPHKELGKKLHHFLVGQRYLPVREMIENAPLSFLKEFLLLSTKCPQFSSADLNVLQSLAEVVQPTLKKNKPSVEEENILWSTSESFSRMKAKLQSLVGKEMVDNAKEIEDARSLGDLRENSEYKFALEKRARLQEEIRVLSEEINRARILTKDLVFTDKVGVGCSVTLKGDHGEVVEYTILGPWDADPDSCILSLKSKLAQNMLGKKLDEVVVIQGKEYKISRIRSIWEEHGA from the coding sequence GTGGACTATTTAGAAAAGTTGCAAGTCTTAATAGAAGAAGGCCAATCTGCGAACTTTTTAAGCCTTTGGGAAGAATATTGTTTTAACGATGTAGTACGGGGGCCAGAGCTTATTGAAATTCTAGAAAAGGTAAAGTCTTCTTCTTTAGCATCTTTGTTTGGAAAGATTGTCGATACCGTACTTCCTCTTTGGGAGAAAATACCTGAGGGAAAAGACAAAGACCGTGTTCTTCAATTAATTTTAGATTTGCAAACATCTAATAGCCAGGTGTTTTTTGATATAGCTTCTGACTATGTTAATAAGAAATACGGTGGAGAGGAGAACTTTAATGAGGCTTTACGTGTTGTAGGGCTTCGTGATGGGCGTGATTTTCAGTTTAGTCTTAGTCGTTTTGATTTTTTGATGCATATGCACAAGGGGAATTTTGTCTTCCATCAAGGAGGTTGGGGTGTTGGCGAGGTTATGGGAGTCTCGTTTCTTCAACAAAAGGTGTTGATAGAATTTGAGGGGATTATGAGTGCCAAGGATATTTCTTTTGAAACGGCATTTAAAAGTTTAACTCCTTTGAATAGCGAACACTTCCTTTCACGACGGTTTGGAGATCCCGATGGGTTTGAGGCTTTTGCTAAAGAAAACCCTATTGAGGTTGTTGAAATTCTTCTTAGAGATCTTGGACCAAAGACTGCAAAAGAAATCAAAGATGAGTTGGTCGATCTTGTAATTCCTGAAGCAGATTGGAATCGATGGTGGCAATCAGCTAAAACTAAGATTAAAAAGGGTACTCAAATTGTATCACCAGACAACGCTAAAGAACCTTATGTTTTGTCTGATGCAGGGTGTTCTCATATAGGACAGTTGGAACGTAAGCTGGCACTCAGTCTTGATAATTCTGAGAAGATTTCTCTTATCTATCATTTTATTAGAGATTTGCATAGCGAATTGAAAAATATGGAGATTCGCAAGAGTCTGATCAAGGCGTTGCAAGATCTTGATATTGATGGTGAGAATAAGTCTTTAGCTTTACAGAGAGATCTTCTTCTTTCTGAAGATTTAGGGGTTAAGGATGCTATTATAGACAAGGAATACATAACTTCCTTATCAGAAGATGATATCAGTCGGCTTCTAGAAAAAATGCCCATTGTTGCTTTGCAAAAGTCGTTTCTATCTTTGGTGAGAAAGTATTCTTCCCTATGGCAAGAAGTTTTTATGCAGATTCTTCTTTATACCACCTCACCAACTATGAGGGATTTTGTATATAAAATTATTAAAAACGACCCCTCAAGCTTAGAAGTTGCAAAAAAAAGACTTTTGGATTGTGCTTATCAACCAATGATGTTTCCTGAGCTATTTGTCTGGTTTTTCTTGAAGCTTGGCAACCATGAGGATGGTCTTTTTGATCCTGAAGATAAGGAAGTTTTAAGGTTGTTTTTAGAGTCAGCTCTGAATTTTATGTATCAAGTGGCCTCTACACCTCATAAAGAATTAGGGAAAAAGTTACATCATTTCTTGGTAGGGCAAAGGTACCTTCCTGTGCGTGAGATGATAGAAAATGCACCCCTTTCTTTTTTAAAAGAGTTTCTACTGCTTTCTACCAAGTGCCCCCAGTTTTCTTCTGCCGATTTGAATGTTTTACAAAGTCTTGCTGAAGTTGTTCAACCAACACTCAAAAAGAATAAGCCCAGTGTTGAAGAAGAAAACATCTTATGGTCAACTTCTGAAAGTTTTTCAAGAATGAAAGCAAAACTGCAGTCTCTTGTTGGTAAAGAGATGGTTGATAATGCTAAAGAAATTGAAGATGCTCGTTCTTTAGGGGATTTGAGGGAAAATTCTGAGTACAAATTTGCTCTAGAAAAGAGGGCTCGTCTACAAGAAGAAATTCGCGTGCTATCTGAAGAAATTAATCGTGCTAGAATTCTTACGAAAGATCTTGTCTTTACAGATAAGGTTGGTGTTGGCTGTAGTGTTACTTTAAAGGGAGATCATGGAGAGGTTGTAGAATATACGATTTTGGGGCCTTGGGATGCTGATCCAGATAGCTGTATACTTTCTTTAAAATCAAAACTCGCGCAGAACATGCTAGGAAAGAAGTTGGATGAAGTGGTAGTCATTCAAGGAAAGGAGTATAAGATTTCTCGAATACGATCCATTTGGGAAGAACATGGAGCATAG
- a CDS encoding amino acid aminotransferase, translating to MSFFKHVPTFSPDAILGLQNLFFRDKRSEKVNLVIGVYEHPQKRYGGLSCIRKAQTVILEGEQNKSYLPISGLPIFLNEMRELVFGELDPSTVTGFQSLGGTGALHLGAKLLSMAKVSGKVYVPEQTWSNHIRIFSQEGLEVIRYPYYSREQKQLLFEPLISFLKEVEKNSIILLHICCHNPTGVDFTEDMWRELASLMKERGLIPFFDAAYQGFAHGIDLDRRPIEIFLSEGNTVLVAASASKNFALYGERVGYFAISSTFVDDLVKIRSCLEEKIRGEYSSPQRWGAEIVSTILSNPYLKEEWQSELNFIRESLGKMRTKFVQALRKVAGHTFDFLLSQHGFFAYLGFNDKQVIFLREEKAIYTTAGGRINLNGITEKNIDYVVQSFIEAYELS from the coding sequence ATGAGTTTTTTTAAGCACGTACCCACATTTTCTCCTGATGCTATTTTAGGTTTGCAGAACCTTTTCTTTAGGGATAAGCGTTCCGAGAAGGTCAATCTTGTGATTGGTGTTTATGAGCATCCACAAAAACGTTACGGCGGTCTATCTTGCATACGTAAAGCACAAACTGTGATTTTGGAAGGAGAACAAAACAAGAGTTATCTTCCTATTTCAGGATTGCCAATATTTTTAAATGAGATGCGTGAGCTGGTTTTTGGTGAGTTAGATCCAAGTACTGTAACTGGGTTTCAGTCTTTAGGGGGTACAGGAGCATTACACTTGGGTGCTAAGCTTCTTTCTATGGCAAAAGTATCAGGTAAGGTTTATGTTCCCGAGCAGACCTGGAGCAACCATATACGTATTTTCTCTCAAGAAGGCCTTGAGGTTATCCGATATCCTTATTATAGCAGAGAACAAAAGCAATTATTATTTGAACCTTTGATTTCATTTTTAAAGGAAGTAGAAAAGAATTCAATCATCTTATTGCATATTTGTTGTCACAACCCTACAGGTGTAGATTTCACTGAAGATATGTGGAGGGAACTCGCAAGCTTAATGAAAGAACGTGGTTTAATTCCCTTTTTTGATGCTGCGTATCAAGGATTTGCTCACGGCATAGATTTAGATAGAAGGCCTATAGAAATTTTTTTATCCGAGGGGAATACGGTTCTTGTAGCTGCTTCAGCAAGTAAAAACTTTGCTCTTTATGGTGAACGTGTCGGGTATTTTGCTATTTCTAGCACGTTTGTAGATGACTTGGTTAAAATTCGTAGTTGCTTGGAAGAAAAAATTCGAGGGGAATACTCTTCACCACAACGTTGGGGTGCAGAAATTGTATCTACAATTTTGAGTAATCCATATTTGAAGGAAGAATGGCAATCAGAACTCAATTTTATAAGAGAATCTTTGGGTAAAATGAGAACTAAGTTTGTTCAAGCTTTACGTAAGGTTGCAGGTCATACGTTTGACTTTTTGTTATCCCAACATGGATTTTTTGCTTACCTAGGGTTTAATGATAAACAGGTGATCTTTCTAAGAGAGGAAAAAGCTATTTATACAACAGCGGGAGGAAGGATCAATTTAAATGGAATTACAGAAAAGAATATTGATTATGTAGTTCAAAGTTTTATTGAAGCCTATGAGCTATCTTAG
- a CDS encoding rod shape-determining protein MreC: MSYLSLRNKKTKICVYIVIALGILSYRSVPQEIYDKMRGNFIALHAKFFPKIKLAPSSDLANLELENLLLKEKVASFEERLKLYEVSNHIPPLFPEILTPYFHKLVEGKVIYRDHTHWSSSCWVNVGKIHGIKKNSPVLSGNVLVGLVDYVGEHQSRIRLITDVGMKPSVIAMRGEIQAWWIKHSLRELVRQLEKLSHAYILEKDKYEKIAQLQELDASIEGEGENQALLRGILSGFGGALWKEGALCLEGEGFCFSEGKTLLPGDILVTTGLDGVFPPGLLVAQITKVKPPRDGACTFKIEAQPLERNLMKLTQLFILPPLEFNPNDRPDIFGLLWD; encoded by the coding sequence ATGAGCTATCTTAGCCTACGCAATAAAAAAACAAAAATCTGCGTATATATTGTTATTGCTTTGGGGATTCTTTCTTATCGCAGCGTTCCTCAAGAAATTTATGATAAAATGAGAGGCAATTTTATTGCTTTACATGCCAAATTTTTTCCTAAAATTAAACTTGCTCCCTCTTCTGATCTTGCTAATTTAGAATTAGAGAACCTCCTTCTTAAGGAAAAGGTGGCTTCTTTCGAAGAAAGACTCAAACTTTATGAGGTCTCTAATCACATTCCTCCTTTATTTCCTGAGATCCTAACTCCTTATTTTCATAAGTTGGTGGAGGGAAAGGTTATCTATCGAGATCACACACATTGGTCTAGCTCTTGTTGGGTGAATGTAGGAAAAATTCATGGGATAAAAAAAAACTCTCCAGTGCTCTCTGGAAATGTTCTCGTAGGACTTGTTGACTATGTTGGAGAACATCAATCCCGGATACGATTAATCACAGATGTAGGAATGAAACCTTCTGTAATTGCTATGCGAGGGGAAATTCAGGCGTGGTGGATAAAACATAGCCTTAGAGAATTAGTTAGACAATTAGAAAAGCTTTCACATGCCTATATCCTTGAAAAGGATAAGTACGAGAAAATTGCACAACTACAAGAATTAGATGCTTCAATAGAAGGAGAGGGAGAAAACCAAGCGCTTCTGAGAGGCATACTTTCTGGATTTGGTGGGGCTTTATGGAAAGAAGGAGCTCTCTGTTTAGAAGGAGAAGGATTTTGCTTCAGTGAGGGAAAGACTCTATTACCAGGAGATATCTTAGTAACGACAGGATTAGATGGGGTATTTCCTCCTGGACTGCTTGTAGCTCAGATCACTAAAGTAAAACCTCCTCGTGACGGAGCATGCACCTTCAAGATAGAGGCACAGCCTTTAGAGCGAAATCTAATGAAGCTCACACAGCTCTTTATTTTACCTCCCCTAGAATTCAATCCTAATGACAGGCCTGATATTTTTGGATTACTTTGGGATTAA
- the recB gene encoding exodeoxyribonuclease V subunit beta, with amino-acid sequence MKPFNIFDCNSSIQGKFFLEASAGTGKTFTIEQIVLRALIEGSLTHIEHALAITFTNAATNELKVRIKNTLSKILRELKAALNSYPASLPTYLDANCNVKQIYMQVRNALATLDQMSLFTIHGFCNFILEQYFPKTRLIHKNPALTHSQLILHHINNYLKQDLWKNVLFHEQFHLLAVRYNVTSKHTSSLIDKLLASYTQRVSFSLPSRLERLKQLSLWHQQIYQSLLEIPKQDFLNQLIAHTSGFKKQPFSILDDLHHFVDLLYTSETHSALFSFFKVAETFSFKHRLARYKPCNAFTLLEKMSWIERTLEFCNINNIFNTLLLDIQCYLKQNYTPWLSPDESIFALEKLFSSSEAQPVVHALREQYQLVLIDEFQDTDKQQWSIFSKLFISEEFAGSVFLIGDPKQSIYEWRNADLPTYLKAKSSFSETNQLQLVNNYRSTPKLMEAINKIFKKISPFLEIPGYPSIEYHSLNPQSIEKFENSPHAPVHFFFYENIKNQALWIFSEALRLQKEQKIPLGDMVVLVSDSKQAFELISYATIPVSFSKNKSIFHLTETYILTVALLEAILHPENYEKISKILLSSFFGLSLDEVTMKKEDYTVYFQSLHSYIANHGLLATFYHLMTTQGKVLLRSSQGGLIFQEMEKLCGYLDTISSYPYHQLLHLKNFSETGRWEEELAISFHSEDSETLKITTIHSSKGLEYDIVFCPGIDRSKKNKSSSELLREMYVACTRAKKQLYLPINMQSSSLQSISALTNYVKLEGKHASAYDLAIHLYQEHPDLFSYSLPTENRQATTTFNLPPLETFSLKEIPSKTIFSFSSTKSMLDSYKDSQSFPHPKLTLSKQQLPTGEKTGILIHKILESIQLSLLKDTDYLMSTIARFTKHTHLEGFEETILTLLTKTFCSPLTFSSQTFSLSQVLPNKIFRETSFLFLENNELWQGVIDFFFEHEGKYYIIDWKTSFLGETSSDYSESSLAIYVKREKLDYQGRIYIKAVKKFLSQFDINDDVEIGIIFIRGIDRHGNGFFVLNEKPAFNPKVIQKYQACH; translated from the coding sequence GTGAAACCATTTAATATTTTTGATTGTAATTCTTCAATTCAGGGAAAATTTTTTCTAGAAGCCTCTGCTGGCACAGGAAAAACTTTTACTATAGAACAGATTGTTTTGCGAGCCTTGATTGAAGGTTCTCTAACCCATATAGAACATGCCCTGGCCATCACATTTACGAATGCTGCTACTAACGAGCTTAAGGTTCGCATTAAAAATACTCTCTCTAAAATTCTAAGAGAATTAAAGGCAGCTTTAAACTCTTATCCAGCTTCTCTACCCACATATCTAGATGCTAACTGCAATGTAAAGCAGATTTACATGCAAGTTCGCAATGCCCTTGCTACTCTAGATCAAATGTCTTTGTTTACTATTCACGGCTTTTGTAACTTTATTCTAGAACAATATTTTCCTAAGACTCGTCTTATTCATAAAAACCCTGCTCTGACCCATTCTCAGTTAATTCTTCATCACATCAATAATTATTTAAAACAAGACCTCTGGAAAAATGTACTTTTTCATGAACAATTTCATCTATTAGCAGTTCGCTACAATGTAACCTCGAAACATACATCTTCTCTTATTGATAAGCTACTTGCCAGCTATACCCAACGAGTCTCATTCTCTCTTCCCTCACGTTTAGAAAGACTCAAGCAGCTTTCCCTTTGGCATCAACAAATATACCAGTCTCTTTTAGAAATTCCAAAACAAGACTTCCTAAATCAGCTGATTGCTCACACCTCAGGATTTAAAAAGCAGCCCTTTTCGATTCTTGATGATCTCCATCATTTTGTAGATCTTCTCTACACCTCAGAGACTCATAGCGCCTTGTTTTCATTCTTTAAAGTTGCAGAAACTTTCAGTTTCAAACATCGCCTCGCACGTTATAAACCCTGTAATGCCTTTACTCTTTTAGAAAAAATGTCGTGGATAGAGCGTACTCTAGAATTCTGTAACATAAACAATATTTTTAATACTTTGTTACTTGATATCCAATGTTATCTCAAACAAAACTATACCCCATGGCTTTCTCCTGACGAAAGTATCTTTGCTCTAGAGAAGCTGTTCTCCTCATCTGAAGCCCAACCTGTAGTTCATGCTCTAAGAGAACAATATCAGCTCGTATTAATTGACGAATTTCAAGATACGGATAAGCAACAATGGAGCATCTTTTCCAAGCTATTTATTTCTGAAGAATTTGCAGGATCGGTATTTCTTATTGGAGACCCTAAGCAATCTATCTATGAGTGGAGAAATGCCGATCTTCCTACCTATCTTAAGGCCAAATCTTCGTTTTCAGAAACTAACCAACTGCAACTCGTCAACAATTACCGTTCTACACCAAAACTCATGGAAGCCATCAACAAAATATTTAAAAAAATCTCTCCTTTCCTGGAAATCCCTGGCTATCCATCTATAGAATACCACTCGCTAAATCCTCAGAGTATAGAGAAATTTGAAAACTCCCCTCATGCTCCTGTGCATTTCTTCTTTTATGAAAATATTAAAAACCAAGCCTTATGGATATTTTCAGAGGCTCTGCGACTACAAAAAGAACAAAAGATTCCCCTAGGAGATATGGTGGTCCTAGTCTCTGATTCTAAGCAAGCTTTTGAGTTAATTTCCTATGCAACGATTCCTGTTTCCTTTTCTAAAAATAAATCTATATTCCATCTTACAGAAACTTACATACTTACTGTGGCTTTATTAGAAGCAATTCTTCATCCAGAAAATTACGAAAAAATCAGCAAAATACTGCTCTCCTCGTTTTTTGGGCTCTCTTTAGATGAAGTCACTATGAAGAAAGAAGACTATACTGTCTATTTCCAATCACTACATAGCTATATCGCGAACCACGGACTTCTAGCTACATTTTATCATTTGATGACTACGCAAGGAAAAGTATTGTTAAGATCCTCTCAAGGGGGGCTTATTTTCCAGGAAATGGAGAAGCTTTGTGGTTATCTAGATACAATTTCTTCTTATCCCTACCATCAACTTCTTCACTTGAAAAATTTTTCTGAAACAGGACGATGGGAAGAGGAGCTCGCTATATCTTTCCATTCTGAGGACTCGGAAACTTTAAAAATCACTACCATTCATTCTTCTAAAGGTCTTGAATATGATATAGTTTTTTGCCCAGGAATTGACAGAAGCAAAAAAAATAAAAGCTCTTCAGAACTACTAAGAGAAATGTACGTTGCTTGCACCCGAGCAAAAAAACAACTGTACCTACCTATAAACATGCAGTCGTCTTCCCTCCAGAGCATCTCGGCATTAACAAATTACGTGAAATTAGAAGGCAAGCACGCATCGGCTTATGACTTAGCTATCCACCTATATCAAGAACATCCGGATTTATTCTCATACTCTTTACCTACGGAAAATAGACAGGCTACAACAACGTTTAATCTACCACCTTTGGAGACCTTCTCTCTAAAAGAGATTCCTTCAAAAACCATCTTTTCTTTTTCCTCTACAAAATCCATGTTGGACAGTTACAAGGACTCGCAATCTTTCCCGCACCCTAAACTCACGCTTTCAAAACAACAACTCCCCACAGGAGAGAAAACTGGAATCCTCATACATAAAATTTTAGAATCTATTCAACTTTCGCTATTAAAAGATACAGATTACTTAATGTCTACGATCGCGCGTTTCACCAAACATACGCATCTTGAAGGATTCGAAGAAACAATTCTTACACTACTCACTAAGACATTTTGTTCTCCTTTAACATTTTCATCGCAGACATTTTCTCTATCTCAAGTTCTACCGAATAAGATATTTCGAGAGACTTCTTTTTTATTTCTAGAAAATAACGAGCTTTGGCAAGGGGTAATAGACTTCTTTTTTGAGCATGAAGGAAAATATTATATTATCGATTGGAAAACATCATTTCTAGGAGAGACAAGTTCTGATTACTCAGAAAGTAGTTTAGCTATCTATGTAAAGCGAGAGAAATTAGATTACCAAGGAAGGATTTATATCAAAGCAGTAAAAAAATTTTTAAGTCAATTTGACATCAATGATGATGTTGAAATTGGAATTATCTTTATCCGTGGCATAGACAGACATGGAAATGGGTTTTTTGTTTTAAACGAAAAACCAGCCTTTAATCCCAAAGTAATCCAAAAATATCAGGCCTGTCATTAG
- a CDS encoding exodeoxyribonuclease V subunit gamma — protein MNATKHCRASFSNSPPHLLAQLAEDITSTYQKPFTKRWILVANATTGHWIKKQLLYALSDHIFMGSTIFTASDSIVKHLFLGRGCSQPRIPDYLTLPLLINNTLEEIQKTFRLQDGSEFLSQPTYERSKKLATAFKQFHTFSQRPTKSAGHYQELFQRLESHFSSYEEMFSTILNNRSQQEDCSLHIFGYAHLPKHLAEFFIDLSTFFPVYFYCFSPCREYFGDLLSDRAIDFFWNQFPDSPIKNAWEHYVLSDRQVLLANLAHKSQSSQNFFLDREIDYQEIFLSSKNDSSLGRVQNSILDLKPISPQDISQTKQTICIYKALNISREVQEVFCKVTELLHRGVLPEEIFILSSHIESYKVHLNAIFYPHVPIYFTDEVDSRSEDLRNKILLLSSILQTQGDLHCVLQLLTHPQLQQPIDQNKVPYLIKKLSSEWEKISSRDQTLGQQTKALGDLILEEYPFNQEGGRVSQVEVWETTLPLIYSIQDYINLYLSNSQHSYEDLFQLLFSFLEKVFLLSPEETSFITALRNSLFPTFATYSCSLLFFTDFCLDFLLHFHKPSPLYDKPGPYIGSLSSLSLIPKGYTFILGANKTTSSDVFDLLNKATTHEELAFSSTEDEENFHFLQILVSTKHELHISYISSAAHFNLPSSFLNHIKETLDLPTETLATQPYLSAFFKNKTQLHASQAYNHSLAEAFYSKKAPFPSLFTQTAKSLNLPEHLSLNEIIRGIFSPLDLFLKTNYNLRISPPERIKKQPKLFPTKHQIEDFWKEHFLDEEHHLIPSIFSHSEELFTYYREKMHLLHDRLDKDPKLAPYTVTFSSSIFEERPYRQKYLLPPLSLSFKENLVQIHGTIHGVCNEGVYLCTIDPGAFLKKTTKTSRILPDTSYEQRQLLERYLALAALQMSGHLSSKDVLIKLTSFNTQENCPPPFSDPESYLLRALEVYHLMSSQPIPLLSPLCWKTLDDDEKFHEAVFSAINEETKNPNLSIFWQFHNRNIQEILSNMGTSERLKILSLFKGPCETI, from the coding sequence ATGAATGCCACCAAACATTGCCGAGCAAGCTTTAGCAACTCGCCCCCCCACCTCCTAGCTCAGCTTGCGGAGGATATTACGTCCACGTATCAAAAACCTTTTACCAAACGATGGATTCTTGTTGCAAATGCTACTACAGGGCACTGGATAAAAAAACAACTTTTGTATGCCTTATCAGATCACATTTTTATGGGATCGACTATTTTCACCGCTTCGGATTCCATTGTCAAACACTTATTCTTGGGTAGGGGTTGCTCGCAACCTCGCATTCCAGACTACCTTACACTTCCTCTATTAATAAATAATACTTTAGAAGAGATCCAGAAGACTTTTCGATTGCAAGATGGTAGTGAATTTTTATCTCAGCCAACCTATGAAAGATCAAAAAAACTTGCTACTGCATTTAAACAATTCCATACTTTTTCACAACGCCCTACGAAAAGTGCTGGGCATTACCAAGAGCTATTCCAACGCTTGGAAAGTCATTTTTCTTCATATGAGGAGATGTTCTCGACTATTTTAAATAATCGATCCCAACAAGAGGACTGTTCCCTTCATATTTTCGGTTATGCTCATCTTCCCAAGCATCTTGCGGAATTCTTTATTGACTTGAGTACATTTTTCCCTGTTTATTTCTATTGTTTTTCCCCCTGTCGAGAATATTTTGGTGACTTACTTTCCGATAGAGCTATTGATTTCTTTTGGAATCAATTCCCCGACTCTCCAATAAAAAATGCTTGGGAGCATTATGTATTATCAGATAGACAAGTGCTGCTTGCAAACTTAGCTCATAAATCTCAGTCATCACAAAATTTTTTCTTAGATAGGGAAATAGACTATCAAGAAATCTTTCTTTCTTCGAAAAATGATTCTTCTTTAGGACGAGTACAAAATTCTATTTTAGACCTCAAACCAATCTCCCCTCAAGACATCTCTCAAACAAAACAAACAATTTGTATTTATAAAGCCCTGAATATTTCTAGAGAAGTTCAAGAAGTATTTTGTAAGGTTACTGAACTTTTGCATCGTGGAGTCTTACCTGAGGAAATTTTTATTCTATCTTCTCACATAGAGAGCTACAAGGTACATTTAAATGCTATTTTCTATCCTCACGTGCCTATATACTTTACTGATGAAGTGGATTCACGATCTGAAGATCTCAGAAATAAAATTCTTCTACTCTCCTCGATTTTACAAACACAAGGAGATTTACATTGCGTTCTTCAGCTGCTTACGCATCCACAGCTACAACAACCCATAGATCAAAATAAGGTGCCCTATCTGATTAAAAAGCTTTCCTCAGAATGGGAAAAAATTTCTTCAAGAGACCAAACTTTGGGTCAACAAACGAAAGCTTTAGGTGATCTTATATTAGAAGAATATCCCTTTAATCAAGAGGGTGGGCGTGTCAGTCAAGTAGAAGTTTGGGAAACGACATTACCTTTAATTTATTCCATTCAAGACTATATAAATCTTTATCTTTCTAATTCCCAACATAGCTACGAAGATCTTTTTCAACTTTTATTTTCTTTTTTAGAAAAAGTTTTCTTGTTATCTCCAGAAGAAACGTCTTTCATCACAGCACTAAGAAATTCTCTTTTCCCGACATTTGCTACATATTCCTGTTCCCTTCTTTTCTTTACTGATTTCTGTTTGGATTTTTTGCTTCACTTTCATAAACCAAGTCCCTTGTATGACAAACCAGGGCCTTATATAGGGAGTTTAAGTAGCCTAAGCTTAATTCCCAAAGGTTATACATTTATTTTAGGAGCGAATAAGACAACATCATCAGACGTTTTTGATCTTTTAAATAAGGCAACAACTCACGAAGAGCTCGCATTTTCTTCTACAGAAGACGAGGAAAATTTTCATTTCCTACAAATTCTAGTCTCTACAAAACATGAGCTTCATATTAGTTACATATCATCAGCAGCCCATTTCAATCTCCCCAGCTCATTTCTAAATCACATCAAAGAAACCTTAGATCTACCTACAGAAACATTAGCAACACAGCCCTACCTCTCCGCTTTCTTCAAAAATAAGACTCAGTTGCATGCTTCACAAGCATACAATCATTCTCTTGCTGAAGCTTTCTATTCTAAAAAAGCACCGTTTCCTTCATTGTTTACTCAAACAGCAAAGTCCCTGAATCTTCCTGAACATCTATCTCTCAACGAAATCATCAGAGGCATCTTTTCTCCTTTAGACCTCTTTTTAAAAACGAATTATAATCTCAGAATTTCTCCTCCCGAACGCATTAAAAAACAGCCCAAACTCTTCCCAACAAAACATCAAATTGAAGACTTTTGGAAGGAGCATTTTTTAGACGAAGAGCATCACTTGATCCCGAGTATCTTCTCCCATTCCGAAGAGCTCTTTACTTATTATAGAGAAAAAATGCACCTGTTGCATGACAGATTAGACAAAGATCCAAAACTTGCACCTTATACAGTCACGTTCTCTTCATCAATTTTTGAGGAGAGACCTTATCGTCAAAAGTACCTCCTCCCTCCTCTTTCTTTATCTTTCAAAGAAAATTTAGTACAGATCCATGGAACTATTCACGGGGTGTGCAATGAGGGGGTCTATTTATGTACTATTGATCCAGGGGCTTTTCTAAAGAAAACAACGAAAACTTCACGTATTCTGCCTGATACCTCTTATGAACAAAGGCAACTCTTAGAAAGATATTTAGCACTTGCAGCGTTACAAATGTCTGGGCATCTCTCTTCTAAGGACGTTTTAATAAAACTGACGTCTTTTAATACTCAGGAAAACTGCCCGCCTCCTTTTTCAGATCCCGAAAGCTATCTCCTTAGAGCTTTAGAGGTCTATCACCTGATGTCTTCACAACCTATCCCATTACTTTCTCCATTATGTTGGAAAACCTTAGATGATGATGAAAAATTTCATGAAGCAGTGTTTTCTGCTATAAATGAAGAGACTAAGAATCCTAATCTTTCTATTTTCTGGCAATTTCACAACCGCAATATCCAGGAGATCTTAAGCAACATGGGTACATCCGAACGCTTAAAAATCCTATCCCTTTTCAAAGGTCCTTGTGAAACCATTTAA